The following DNA comes from Epinephelus lanceolatus isolate andai-2023 chromosome 1, ASM4190304v1, whole genome shotgun sequence.
TCATCCCCACCTTTGCAGGACTGTGGTTCCTCAACATGGCCATATGCATCGCAGCCCCTTTCTTCTCCATGGCGCCACGTAACGGCACCGTCCCTGCCTTCACCCTGAACCTTGGCTTCTGTCATGTGGACTTCAGAGACAACCTGTCCTATGTGATTAATGGCGTGGCTGTCTCTGGGAGGGACTTTGCCTTTGTCGCCCTGATGCTGGGCTCAAGCGGTTAcatcctgctgctcctccaccGCCACAGCCGCCAGGTGAGAGGGATCCGTCGCTCTCAGGGCGGCGGGGCAGAGACCAGGGCGGCCAAAACAGTAGTGACCTTGGTGGTTCTCTACGTGGTCTTCTTTGGGATTGATAACGTGATCTGGATCTACATGCTGACAGTGGCGAAGGTGTCGCCAGTGGTGGCTGATATGAGGGTGTTCTTCTCGTCCTGCTACGCCTCTCTCAGCCCCTACttcatcatttcctccaacaagaAGGTCAAGGCGAAGCTCGTGTGCGCAGCCGAGCAAGACCAGCCGTCAGTGGACAATCAGGAGTCGAGTGACAAATGACTCCGTCTCTGTCTTGACAGGCTGTTGACTAACAAGACTGCAGAGTTGTATTCTCAGACCTGATCATTTTCACCACTGCTGCACACACGACTGTCATTTTATGAAACAGGGGAGCCTTTAGGAAGTAGTACGAGACACAAGTGGAGTAGTGTTACAGGGTTCTGTCttatatgtgtgttttcatcagtCATAAATGGGTGTCTGTACctgccatgtgtttgtgttcattttgtatgagggcaaaaaacacatcattgttaTTAGAGCTGAAAGTGTTAGTCAGTTAGTCAGTCAGTAAATTAATATGCCAGACATCCCCTCGTTTCAGCTTCTCACTTGTGATGATAAGTTGCTTTTCTTAGTCTGTTATGATCTTGCACTGATTATGTTTGGGTTTGGGATTGTACAAAAGCAATTTGAACAGAGCTGTAGCCACGTTTAAGGACACCAAGGTCATGTTTTAATAACTGTTTCATGGAATTTGAAGGTTCACATTGGACACTTTCACATACATTTCACATGGGGCATCGTTTTAAGCCTTGAGAAATTTTTTAGAGTCAAAACCCTTAAATTTGACTGTTAATCAGCATTGGAATCAAAAATACTTATTAATCCCAAGAGAAAATTGGGATATGTTTCAGTGACTTGAATGTATAATATAGAGAATTGAAAAACAGTTGAAATGAGTACGTATGTATATGAATATATAAGTAAGTATGAAAATgagaaatatgtaaaaaaaaaaaaaaaaaaaaatcaaacttcatgatattttgtaataaaaataaagattttcatAGACAACATCGAAATAACTCCACATTTAATTTCTAGATGTCATAGTAGACAAAAAACTATCTTGGGAATACCATATTGAACTTGTCTGTAAAAAGACTATGAAGTCATTTGGTATCCTAAGTAGAGTTTGTTCACCGGTCGATCATTCCTCTGTTATAACTTTTTACCGTAGCTTAATTTACCCTCATATTACATATTGTAATACTGCTTGGGCTGCCACATGTCCCACTTATCTCAATAAGATTTGTCTAATTCAAAAGAAATTTTTGAGAGCTAAAAATGTGAATCATCTACATCTCTCTTTAGAAAATCTCAGCTTTTATCAATTTTCATTGTGGATATATACCACATCTATGTATTCTTGTATAAATATGTACATCTCACTCATGACTTGCCTGGTGATTATCAGAACTTTTTAAAGTCTTCCTCAGACATTCACTCATATTTCACAAGACACTCCAAGAACTTTTATCTTATTGCTGGACTTCTCTTAATCAATAATCATTGAAATACAGAGGACCATCTCTTTGGAATAATCTTCTTCCATCTCTACAGTCATCATCTATGGTATCATTAttcaaaaaaacatctgaaaaggacTCTAATTTGCAAAGACTCAGCACTTT
Coding sequences within:
- the ora1 gene encoding olfactory receptor class A-like protein 1; its protein translation is MDLCVTIKGVSFLLQTGMGILGNTVVLLAYANIIFTEPKLLPVDMILCHLAFANLLLLLTRCVPQTMTVFGLRDLLNDPGCKVVIYAYRIGRALSVCITCMLSVFQAVTIAPAGPRLSRLKLALPALVIPTFAGLWFLNMAICIAAPFFSMAPRNGTVPAFTLNLGFCHVDFRDNLSYVINGVAVSGRDFAFVALMLGSSGYILLLLHRHSRQVRGIRRSQGGGAETRAAKTVVTLVVLYVVFFGIDNVIWIYMLTVAKVSPVVADMRVFFSSCYASLSPYFIISSNKKVKAKLVCAAEQDQPSVDNQESSDK